A genome region from Geodermatophilus bullaregiensis includes the following:
- a CDS encoding nuclear transport factor 2 family protein → MTGRLAVVEAWLDAVDRADADAATALSAPDLEVVGPRGSVRGREVLGPWMARAGFTARPLRWFCGAGGAVVVEQDATWADPDTGAERGRAVVASRFTVAGGVVTAYQRHDDGLGAALAAAGLGESDEVPARGSGPVGTSA, encoded by the coding sequence GTGACGGGACGGCTGGCCGTGGTCGAGGCGTGGCTGGACGCGGTGGACCGGGCCGACGCGGACGCTGCGACGGCACTGTCCGCGCCGGACCTGGAGGTGGTCGGGCCGCGCGGCAGCGTGCGCGGCCGCGAGGTGCTGGGGCCGTGGATGGCGCGGGCCGGGTTCACCGCCCGCCCGCTGCGCTGGTTCTGCGGCGCCGGCGGCGCCGTCGTCGTCGAGCAGGACGCCACCTGGGCCGACCCGGACACCGGCGCCGAGCGCGGCCGCGCCGTCGTCGCCTCGCGGTTCACCGTCGCCGGCGGCGTCGTGACCGCCTACCAGCGGCACGACGACGGCCTGGGCGCCGCCCTCGCCGCCGCCGGGCTGGGCGAGTCCGACGAGGTCCCCGCGCGCGGCTCCGGCCCGGTAGGAACGAGCGCATGA
- a CDS encoding EthD family reductase: protein MTVSYFALYRTPDDPAAFEQHYFGTHVPLIEKTPGLLENRVHRVTRQFVGEPAYSLLAELVFESAEAMKAAFRTPEWAAGGEDLQSWGGTDLVTMFATEPHPSAGQRS, encoded by the coding sequence ATGACCGTCAGCTACTTCGCCCTGTACCGGACCCCCGACGACCCGGCCGCCTTCGAGCAGCACTACTTCGGCACGCACGTGCCGCTGATCGAGAAGACGCCGGGGCTGCTCGAGAACCGGGTGCACCGGGTCACCCGCCAGTTCGTCGGCGAGCCCGCGTACTCCCTCCTCGCCGAGCTGGTCTTCGAGTCGGCGGAGGCGATGAAGGCGGCCTTCCGGACGCCGGAGTGGGCCGCGGGTGGCGAGGACCTGCAGTCCTGGGGCGGCACGGACCTGGTCACCATGTTCGCCACCGAGCCGCACCCCTCCGCCGGGCAGCGGTCCTGA
- a CDS encoding thioesterase family protein, with amino-acid sequence MRPVAVGEAAVLDVVVTEAMTVDFDELGRVHPVYATYSMARHFEEAGRKLLLRYLEPGEEGIGTAVCVEHLAPAWVGDRIRVTARCTEVHAGRLTCALEAVDASGRLLGRGTTGQAVLPADVVAARLARPAAPG; translated from the coding sequence GTGCGGCCGGTCGCCGTCGGGGAGGCCGCCGTCCTCGACGTCGTCGTCACCGAGGCGATGACCGTCGACTTCGACGAGCTGGGCCGCGTGCACCCCGTCTACGCCACCTACTCGATGGCCCGGCACTTCGAGGAGGCCGGCCGGAAGCTGCTGCTGCGGTACCTGGAGCCGGGCGAGGAGGGCATCGGGACGGCGGTCTGCGTCGAGCACCTCGCCCCGGCCTGGGTGGGCGACCGCATCCGGGTGACCGCCCGCTGCACCGAGGTCCACGCGGGCCGGCTCACCTGCGCCCTGGAGGCCGTCGACGCGTCCGGCCGGCTGCTCGGCCGGGGGACGACGGGGCAGGCGGTGCTGCCGGCGGACGTCGTCGCAGCCCGCCTGGCCCGCCCGGCCGCGCCGGGCTGA
- the paaE gene encoding 1,2-phenylacetyl-CoA epoxidase subunit PaaE: MTSAPARRRPRFHPLRVARVEPLTDDAVAVTFDVPPELAEDYAFRPGQALTLRRVDGERDERRSYSICAPVGTAPRVGVREVPGGFFSSWLVHQVRPGDEIEVLPPSGTFTADLSTPADHVFVVAGSGITPALSLAASVLRDGESTVTVFYGNRRTNTVMFADELADLKDRYGTRLQLVHVLSREPRDAELTSGRLDGERLRTLVEAFTDAPHVDHWWLCGPHGMVTDARELLAELGVPAGRVHQELFYVDDVPPEPVRGDDETVEGPSSQVTVVLDGRSTTLALPRDVPVLDSAQKIRSDLPFACKGGVCGTCRARATDGDVEMRRNYALEAEEVEAGYVLTCQTLPLSDAVTVDFDA, encoded by the coding sequence ATGACCAGCGCGCCTGCCCGCCGCCGGCCGCGGTTCCACCCGCTCCGGGTGGCGAGGGTCGAGCCGCTCACCGACGACGCCGTCGCGGTGACCTTCGACGTGCCGCCCGAGCTGGCCGAGGACTACGCGTTCCGGCCCGGGCAGGCGCTCACCCTGCGCCGGGTCGACGGCGAGCGGGACGAGCGCCGCTCCTACTCCATCTGCGCGCCGGTGGGCACGGCGCCGCGGGTCGGCGTCCGCGAGGTCCCCGGCGGCTTCTTCTCCTCCTGGCTGGTCCACCAGGTGCGCCCCGGCGACGAGATCGAGGTGCTCCCCCCGTCGGGGACCTTCACCGCCGACCTCTCGACCCCGGCCGACCACGTCTTCGTCGTCGCCGGTTCCGGCATCACCCCGGCGCTGTCGCTGGCCGCCAGCGTGCTGCGCGACGGCGAGTCGACCGTCACCGTCTTCTACGGCAACCGGCGCACCAACACGGTCATGTTCGCCGACGAGCTGGCCGACCTGAAGGACCGCTACGGCACCCGGCTGCAGCTGGTGCACGTGCTCTCCCGCGAGCCCCGGGACGCCGAGCTGACCAGCGGCCGGCTCGACGGCGAGCGGCTGCGCACGCTGGTCGAGGCCTTCACCGACGCCCCGCACGTCGACCACTGGTGGCTGTGCGGGCCGCACGGGATGGTCACCGACGCGCGCGAGCTGCTCGCCGAGCTCGGCGTCCCGGCCGGGCGGGTGCACCAGGAGCTGTTCTACGTCGACGACGTCCCGCCGGAGCCGGTCCGCGGCGACGACGAGACCGTCGAGGGGCCGAGCAGCCAGGTCACCGTCGTCCTCGACGGCCGCTCGACCACGCTGGCCCTCCCCCGCGACGTGCCGGTCCTGGACTCCGCCCAGAAGATCCGGTCCGACCTGCCCTTCGCCTGCAAGGGCGGCGTCTGCGGCACCTGCCGGGCGCGGGCCACCGACGGCGACGTGGAGATGCGGCGCAACTACGCGCTCGAGGCGGAGGAGGTCGAGGCCGGCTACGTGCTGACCTGCCAGACCCTGCCGCTGTCGGACGCCGTCACCGTCGACTTCGACGCCTGA
- the paaD gene encoding 1,2-phenylacetyl-CoA epoxidase subunit PaaD, translating into MTTGMDVCTDPRAVAETVTDPELPALTLADLGVLRDVRVHDGTVVVDITPTYSGCPAMGVMRADLLHALHSAGFDDVEVRTVLSPAWSTDWISAEGRRKLAAAGIAPPGRAPVRAAGPVPLQLGPTRRTATCPLCGSPDTEELSEFSATACKALRRCRSCREPFEHVKEI; encoded by the coding sequence GTGACGACGGGGATGGACGTCTGCACCGACCCCCGCGCGGTCGCCGAGACCGTCACCGACCCCGAGCTGCCCGCGCTCACCCTCGCCGACCTCGGCGTGCTGCGTGACGTGCGGGTGCACGACGGCACGGTCGTCGTCGACATCACCCCCACCTACAGCGGCTGCCCGGCGATGGGCGTCATGCGCGCCGACCTGCTGCACGCCCTGCACAGCGCCGGCTTCGACGACGTCGAGGTGCGCACCGTGCTCTCCCCCGCGTGGTCCACCGACTGGATCAGCGCCGAGGGCCGCCGCAAGCTCGCCGCGGCCGGCATCGCACCACCGGGGAGGGCGCCGGTGCGGGCCGCCGGGCCCGTTCCCCTGCAGCTGGGCCCGACCCGGCGGACGGCGACCTGCCCGCTGTGCGGCTCGCCCGACACCGAGGAGCTCAGCGAGTTCAGCGCCACCGCGTGCAAGGCCCTGCGCCGCTGCCGCAGCTGCCGCGAGCCCTTCGAGCACGTCAAGGAGATCTGA
- the paaC gene encoding 1,2-phenylacetyl-CoA epoxidase subunit PaaC, protein MAHEETVYEALDHAHGGEGHWAFGTGFDEPLAGVDTTVSDGVDPADLGAYCLMLGDDALVLAQRLTQWVTAAPELEEEVAVANVALDLLGQARLLLARAGSVGVLGRSRSLATDSIPDEDALAYFRDPDEFANTGLVEAGNGDFGQTMVRLLVASTVRLAVFARLRDSRDPVLAAIAAKGVNELAYHRDHAARWVLRLGDGTAESHRRAQAGADAVWPLLADLFTATDVERRLVDAGVAVDPAHVREEVHGVLTTVLEQATLRVPGWPADTPPRGRTGEHGPELTALLADLQGLARQHPAATW, encoded by the coding sequence ATGGCACACGAGGAGACCGTGTACGAGGCGCTGGACCACGCCCACGGGGGTGAGGGGCACTGGGCGTTCGGCACCGGCTTCGACGAGCCGCTGGCCGGCGTCGACACCACCGTCTCCGACGGCGTCGACCCGGCCGACCTGGGCGCCTACTGCCTGATGCTCGGCGACGACGCCCTGGTGCTCGCCCAGCGGCTGACCCAGTGGGTCACCGCCGCCCCCGAGCTCGAGGAGGAGGTGGCCGTGGCCAACGTCGCGCTCGACCTGCTCGGGCAGGCGCGGCTGCTGCTGGCCCGCGCCGGCTCGGTCGGCGTGCTCGGCCGCTCCCGGTCGCTGGCCACGGACTCCATCCCGGACGAGGACGCGCTGGCCTACTTCCGGGACCCCGACGAGTTCGCCAACACCGGGCTGGTCGAGGCGGGGAACGGCGACTTCGGGCAGACGATGGTCCGCCTGCTGGTGGCCTCGACGGTCCGGCTCGCGGTCTTCGCGCGGCTGCGGGACTCCCGCGACCCGGTGCTCGCCGCCATCGCCGCCAAGGGCGTCAACGAGCTGGCCTACCACCGCGACCACGCCGCCCGCTGGGTGCTGCGCCTCGGCGACGGCACCGCGGAGTCGCACCGCCGCGCCCAGGCCGGCGCCGACGCCGTCTGGCCGCTGCTGGCCGACCTGTTCACCGCCACCGACGTCGAGCGGCGCCTGGTCGACGCCGGCGTCGCCGTCGACCCGGCCCACGTCCGCGAGGAGGTGCACGGGGTGCTCACGACCGTGCTGGAGCAGGCGACGCTGCGGGTGCCCGGGTGGCCGGCCGACACGCCCCCGCGCGGCCGCACCGGCGAGCACGGCCCGGAGCTGACCGCGCTGCTGGCCGACCTGCAGGGCCTGGCGCGGCAGCACCCGGCGGCGACCTGGTGA
- the paaB gene encoding 1,2-phenylacetyl-CoA epoxidase subunit PaaB yields MSADVTAEGGHGAVPTGPEVPTAPSPSVSRRDWPLYEVFVRGKRGLNHVHVGSLHAPDDEMAVHAARDVFTRRNEGVSIWVVRAADITASSPDEKDPMFAPSGDKVYRHPTFYEIPEDVPHM; encoded by the coding sequence ATGAGCGCCGACGTCACCGCCGAGGGCGGGCACGGCGCCGTCCCCACCGGGCCCGAGGTGCCGACCGCGCCGTCGCCGTCGGTGAGCCGGCGCGACTGGCCGCTGTACGAGGTGTTCGTCCGCGGCAAGCGCGGCCTCAACCACGTGCACGTCGGCTCGCTGCACGCGCCGGACGACGAGATGGCCGTGCACGCCGCCCGCGACGTGTTCACCCGGCGCAACGAGGGCGTGAGCATCTGGGTGGTCAGGGCCGCCGACATCACCGCCTCGAGCCCCGACGAGAAGGACCCGATGTTCGCCCCCAGCGGCGACAAGGTCTACCGCCACCCGACGTTCTACGAGATCCCCGAGGACGTCCCGCACATGTGA